A genomic stretch from Erwinia sp. E_sp_B01_1 includes:
- the eptB gene encoding kdo(2)-lipid A phosphoethanolamine 7''-transferase → MNYIKSLTQQKLSLMLAFYIGIFLNIPVFYRRFDPFLTHFKASQWFSAVAEVMAIVLLTFFLMRLLSLGGKVFWRIAATALVLISVAASYYMSFFNVVIGYGIVASVMTTDTDLSKEVIGYHFVLWMVLVSAVPLLLIWRNSLRMTLIEQLKTPGHRIKPLFILLLAVALVWLPIRYFDKQQNINEKLTNVDLPSYGGVVAHSYLPSNWLSALGLFAYTSYDEKMDSKDLLDPAKKFSYTAPAGLDDTYVVFVIGETTRWDHMGLLGYERDTTPKLSQEKNLVAFRGESCDTATKLSLRCMFVREGGTDEGPGRTLKEQNVFSVLKELGFSSELFAMQSEVWFYNNTNADNFAFREQIGSEQQNQGKSVDDMLLVPELKKSLDRHPQGKHLVILHTKGSHYLYSQRYPREFARYQPECMGVDDKCSKEMLINAFDNSVLYTDTVLDKVFDQLRDKKAIVFYASDHGESISENMHLHGTPRNMAPPEQFRVPMIVWASDKYLADPQHQNAFDRLKAQQRVGTTHRHVELFDTILGCLGYTSPDGGINDKNNWCADPTKAKATDDKA, encoded by the coding sequence ATGAATTATATTAAATCTCTGACTCAGCAAAAGCTGTCGCTTATGCTGGCATTTTACATCGGTATTTTCCTGAATATTCCTGTATTTTACCGACGTTTTGATCCTTTCCTCACCCATTTCAAAGCTTCACAGTGGTTCTCCGCTGTGGCAGAAGTCATGGCTATCGTGCTGCTGACTTTCTTCCTGATGCGCTTGTTGTCGCTGGGTGGAAAAGTGTTCTGGCGCATCGCGGCCACCGCACTGGTGCTGATCTCTGTAGCCGCCAGCTATTATATGAGCTTCTTCAACGTAGTGATTGGCTACGGCATTGTCGCCTCGGTGATGACTACCGATACCGACCTGTCGAAAGAAGTGATCGGCTACCACTTTGTGCTGTGGATGGTGCTGGTCAGCGCGGTACCTTTATTGCTGATCTGGCGTAACTCGCTGCGTATGACGCTGATTGAACAGTTGAAAACCCCAGGTCATCGTATCAAGCCGCTGTTTATTTTGCTGCTGGCCGTGGCGCTGGTCTGGCTGCCGATCCGTTACTTTGATAAGCAGCAGAACATCAATGAGAAGCTGACCAACGTTGACCTGCCAAGCTATGGCGGCGTGGTGGCACACTCCTATCTGCCCTCCAACTGGCTCTCTGCGCTGGGGCTGTTTGCCTATACCAGCTATGACGAGAAGATGGACAGCAAAGACCTGCTGGATCCGGCGAAGAAGTTCAGTTACACCGCGCCAGCCGGGCTGGATGATACCTATGTAGTCTTTGTGATTGGTGAAACCACCCGCTGGGATCATATGGGTCTGCTGGGCTACGAACGCGATACCACCCCGAAACTCTCTCAGGAGAAAAATCTGGTGGCGTTCCGTGGTGAGTCCTGCGATACCGCCACCAAACTTTCACTGCGCTGCATGTTTGTTCGCGAAGGCGGAACTGATGAAGGCCCGGGCCGCACGCTGAAAGAGCAGAACGTATTTTCCGTGCTGAAAGAGCTGGGCTTCAGTTCTGAGCTGTTTGCGATGCAAAGTGAGGTCTGGTTCTATAACAACACTAACGCCGATAACTTTGCCTTCCGTGAGCAGATTGGATCTGAGCAGCAGAACCAGGGCAAATCGGTCGATGATATGCTGCTGGTGCCGGAGCTGAAAAAGTCGTTAGACCGTCATCCGCAGGGCAAGCATCTGGTGATCCTGCATACCAAAGGTTCACACTACCTTTATTCTCAGCGCTACCCTCGTGAGTTCGCACGTTATCAGCCGGAATGTATGGGCGTGGATGACAAGTGCAGCAAAGAGATGCTGATTAACGCCTTCGACAACTCGGTGCTTTATACCGATACGGTGCTGGATAAAGTGTTCGACCAGCTACGTGATAAGAAAGCCATCGTATTTTACGCTTCCGATCACGGCGAATCGATCAGCGAGAACATGCACCTGCACGGCACGCCGCGCAATATGGCCCCGCCTGAGCAGTTCCGTGTGCCAATGATCGTCTGGGCATCCGATAAGTATCTGGCTGACCCTCAGCATCAGAACGCTTTTGACCGGCTGAAAGCGCAGCAGCGTGTGGGCACCACCCATCGTCACGTTGAGCTGTTTGATACCATCCTGGGCTGTCTGGGCTACACCTCGCCGGATGGCGGTATCAACGATAAAAATAACTGGTGTGCCGATCCCACTAAGGCCAAAGCGACAGACGATAAAGCCTGA
- the dppB gene encoding dipeptide ABC transporter permease DppB has protein sequence MLQFILRRLGLVIPTFIGITLLTFAFVHMIPGDPVLIMAGERGISPERHAQLLAQMGLDKPLWQQYVSYVYGVLHGDLGISLKSRIPVWQEFVPRFKATLELGICAMMFAVAVGIPVGVLAAVKRGSVFDHTAVGISLTGYSMPIFWWGMMLIMLVSVQWNLTPVSGRIGDTVFLDDSQPLTGFMLIDTLIWGEPGDFKDAVMHMILPAIVLGTIPLAVIVRMTRSAMLEVLGEDYIRTARAKGLTRMRVIVVHALRNAMLPVVTVIGLQVGTLLAGAILTETIFSWPGLGRWLIDALQRRDYPVVQGGVLMVAILIIAVNLLVDVLYGVVNPRIRHKK, from the coding sequence ATGCTGCAGTTCATACTCCGACGTCTGGGACTTGTCATCCCGACGTTTATTGGTATTACCCTGTTAACCTTCGCGTTTGTCCATATGATCCCCGGCGACCCGGTGCTGATTATGGCTGGCGAACGCGGTATCTCTCCTGAACGTCACGCGCAGTTGCTGGCCCAGATGGGTCTGGATAAGCCGCTGTGGCAACAATATGTCTCCTATGTCTATGGCGTGCTTCATGGCGATCTGGGCATCTCACTGAAAAGCCGTATCCCGGTCTGGCAGGAATTCGTTCCCCGCTTCAAAGCCACGCTGGAGCTGGGTATCTGCGCGATGATGTTTGCCGTCGCCGTAGGCATTCCTGTCGGCGTTCTTGCTGCGGTTAAACGCGGCTCCGTTTTCGATCACACTGCGGTAGGCATCTCGCTGACCGGCTACTCCATGCCGATTTTCTGGTGGGGAATGATGCTGATCATGCTGGTCTCCGTGCAGTGGAACCTGACCCCGGTTTCCGGGCGAATAGGCGATACGGTATTCCTTGATGACAGCCAGCCGCTGACCGGTTTTATGCTGATCGACACCCTGATCTGGGGCGAGCCGGGCGACTTTAAAGACGCCGTAATGCATATGATCCTGCCAGCCATCGTGCTGGGCACCATCCCGCTGGCGGTAATCGTACGTATGACCCGTTCCGCAATGCTGGAAGTGTTAGGGGAAGATTATATTCGTACCGCGCGCGCCAAGGGCCTGACGCGGATGCGGGTGATTGTGGTACATGCGCTGCGTAACGCCATGCTGCCTGTGGTGACCGTTATCGGTCTGCAGGTGGGAACGTTACTGGCCGGTGCCATTCTGACCGAGACAATCTTCTCCTGGCCTGGTCTGGGTCGCTGGCTGATCGATGCGCTTCAGCGTCGTGACTATCCGGTGGTGCAGGGTGGCGTGCTGATGGTGGCCATTCTGATTATCGCGGTCAACCTGTTGGTTGATGTGCTCTACGGCGTGGTTAACCCGCGCATTCGCCACAAGAAATAA
- the dppA gene encoding dipeptide ABC transporter periplasmic-binding protein DppA, with product MSISKTGMLKVGLSLIALTVAAGVQAKTLVYCSEGSPEGFNPQLFTSGTTYDASSVPIYNRLVEFKTGTTELQPGLAEKWDVSEDGKTYTFHLRKGVKWQTTKDFKPTRDFNADDVVFSFERQLDKNNKFHGVSGGSYEYFEGMDMPKLISKIEKVDENTVRFVLTRSEAPFVADLGMDFASILSAEYADNMLKAGTPEKIDLNPVGTGPFQLLQYQKDSRILYKAFDQFWGTKPKIDRLVFSITPDASVRYAKLQKGECQVMPYPNPADIARMKEDKNINLMQMPGLNVGYLSFNTEKKPLDNLKVRQALTMAVNKQAIINAVYQGAGQAAKNLIPPTMWSYNDAVQDYAYDPAKAKALLKEAGMADGFSIDLWAMPVQRPYNPNARRMAEMIQSDWAKIGVKAKIVTYEWGEYLKRAKAGEHQTVMMGWTGDNGDPDNFFATLFSCAAAKDGSNYSRWCYKPFEDQIQPARAEADHNKRIEYYKQAQVVMHDQAPALIIAHSTVYEPVSKKVTGYVVDPLGKHHFENVDIQE from the coding sequence ATGAGTATTTCTAAAACAGGGATGCTGAAGGTAGGTCTGAGCCTGATCGCTCTTACCGTTGCCGCTGGCGTCCAGGCTAAAACCCTCGTTTACTGTTCAGAAGGGTCGCCAGAAGGGTTTAACCCGCAGTTGTTCACTTCCGGCACCACTTACGATGCCAGTTCTGTGCCGATCTATAACCGCCTGGTAGAGTTCAAAACCGGCACCACGGAGCTGCAGCCGGGTCTGGCAGAAAAGTGGGACGTGAGCGAAGACGGCAAGACTTATACCTTCCATCTGCGCAAAGGCGTGAAGTGGCAGACGACAAAAGACTTCAAGCCAACTCGTGACTTCAATGCCGATGACGTGGTCTTCTCCTTCGAACGTCAGCTGGATAAGAACAACAAATTCCACGGTGTCTCTGGCGGCAGCTATGAGTACTTCGAAGGCATGGACATGCCTAAACTGATCAGCAAAATCGAGAAAGTGGACGAGAATACCGTGCGCTTCGTGCTGACCCGTTCTGAGGCGCCGTTCGTGGCTGACCTGGGCATGGACTTCGCCTCCATTCTGTCTGCGGAATATGCCGATAACATGCTGAAAGCCGGCACTCCGGAAAAGATCGACCTGAACCCGGTCGGTACCGGTCCGTTCCAGCTGCTTCAGTACCAGAAAGACTCCCGTATTCTGTACAAAGCTTTTGACCAGTTCTGGGGCACCAAGCCAAAAATAGATCGTCTGGTGTTCTCCATTACTCCGGATGCCTCCGTGCGTTACGCCAAGCTGCAGAAAGGCGAATGCCAGGTTATGCCGTACCCGAACCCGGCTGATATTGCCCGCATGAAGGAAGATAAAAATATCAACCTGATGCAGATGCCTGGTCTGAACGTCGGCTACCTGTCGTTCAACACCGAGAAAAAACCGCTGGATAACCTGAAAGTGCGCCAGGCGCTGACCATGGCGGTGAACAAGCAGGCGATCATCAACGCGGTTTACCAGGGTGCGGGCCAGGCGGCTAAAAACCTGATCCCACCGACCATGTGGAGCTACAACGACGCGGTACAGGATTACGCTTACGATCCGGCTAAAGCCAAAGCGCTGCTGAAAGAAGCAGGCATGGCGGACGGTTTCTCCATCGACCTGTGGGCCATGCCTGTTCAGCGTCCGTACAACCCGAACGCACGTCGTATGGCTGAAATGATCCAGTCTGACTGGGCGAAAATTGGCGTGAAAGCCAAAATCGTCACTTACGAGTGGGGCGAGTACCTGAAGCGCGCTAAAGCCGGTGAACACCAGACCGTAATGATGGGCTGGACCGGTGACAATGGGGATCCGGATAACTTCTTCGCCACCCTGTTCAGCTGCGCTGCGGCCAAAGACGGTTCCAACTACTCACGCTGGTGTTACAAGCCGTTTGAAGATCAGATTCAGCCAGCCCGTGCTGAAGCCGATCACAACAAGCGTATTGAATACTACAAACAGGCTCAGGTTGTGATGCATGACCAGGCGCCTGCGCTGATTATCGCGCACTCTACGGTGTACGAACCTGTCAGCAAGAAAGTGACTGGCTATGTGGTTGACCCGTTAGGTAAACATCACTTCGAGAACGTTGATATTCAGGAATAA